In one Culex quinquefasciatus strain JHB chromosome 2, VPISU_Cqui_1.0_pri_paternal, whole genome shotgun sequence genomic region, the following are encoded:
- the LOC6046991 gene encoding uncharacterized protein LOC6046991 encodes MSKLQIEGETAFLDLGFPEKSDEQAPQLCWDAFPIAPGHNPVDNFCQKHPEVALSSPVLACNHPVKHYTTLGCIPSSELDAEGCPLSYNCPALSERDPDKCYLLGREYDIGQSVPPEESISSCYFMSCYQNNENKTDFAVAIADCFFPIEPDTCVYQYEPNQCCSTRSVCGDDRENLAKCTVNGRSYYEGERVYLEDRHCQTCVCTRASSGCLEGEVTCQDHLCDFEVFNNKKMLDGAAPVYDDISCCPIDWRLPQDADAVAQCAESYSGNIPNLQCLYGNLTLNQGESLVPSITQEGTYKCSCAIPPLVHCILERNS; translated from the exons atgtccaaactgcagaTCGAGGGTGAAACGGCGTTCCTGGATTTGGGGTTTCCCGAG AAGTCGGATGAGCAAGCCCCACAGCTGTGCTGGGACGCATTCCCCATAGCGCCCGGCCACAACCCGGTTGACAACTTTTGTCAAAAACATCCGGAAGTTGCATTAT CCTCCCCCGTGCTAGCATGCAATCATCCCGTAAAACACTACACGACCTTGGGATGCATTCCCAGTTCTGAATTAGACGCCGAAGGTTGCCCACTAAGCTATAACTGCCCTGCGCTGTCCGAACGCGACCCGGACAAGTGCTATCTTCTGGGGCGTGAGTACGACATCGGTCAGTCGGTACCTCCGGAGGAATCGATCTCCAGCTGTTACTTCATGAGCTGCTATCA AAACAATGAAAACAAAACTGATTTTGCCGTTGCGATCGCCGATTGCTTCTTCCCGATCGAGCCGGACACGTGCGTCTATCAGTATGAACCCAACCAGTGTTGTTCAACGCGCAGTGTCTGCGGTGATGATCGTGAGAACTTGGCCAAGTGCACCGTAAACGGACGCAGTTACTACGAAGGGGAGCGTGTTTATCTCGAAGACAGGCACTGTCAAACGTGCGTTTGTACACGTGCCTCCAGTGGATGTCTGGAAGGGGAGGTGACCTGCCAGGACCATCTGTGTGACTTTGAggttttcaataataaaaaaatgctcgACGGGGCTGCTCCAGTGTATGACGACATCAGCTGTTGTCCAATCGATTGGAGATTGC CTCAGGACGCCGATGCCGTTGCACAGTGCGCTGAATCGTACTCCGGAAACATACCAAATTTGCAGTGTTTGTATGGCAATTTAACACTGAATCAAGGAGAATCATTGGTGCCTTCAATTACTCAGGAAGGAACATACAAGTGTAGCTGTGCAATCCCACCTCTGGTGCATTGCATTTTGGAACgaaattcataa